The window GTCGCGCTCTGCGCTCTCCTCGCGGTCGTCGGCGCATTGCTCTCCTCTTTGCAGTGGGTCAATCGGTCCTTTCCAGGATTCTTCGTCTACGACAATTTGACGGTTGCTCCCTATTCCCTTCCGCAGTGGACCGGCAACAGAGAGGGGCTTAAGTATCTCGATCGGATACTGACCGTGCAAGGCGAGCCGTTGAGCGATTCGCGGATGATTTACGATTTGGTGCGCGATTCGCCACCCGGCAGCGTATTTCTATACAACGTGGAAAAGGACGGAAAGATCCTTCAGCTCAGGATCCCTTCCATGAAGTTTACTTTTCACGACTGGCTCCTGAGCTTCGGCACGTATCTCCTCGCCGGACTGGGCTTTCTGGTCATCGGATTTACGCCCTTCTATATGCGCGCCGCTTCGCCCGCCGCCGCGCCGCTGTTTTTCATGGTGAGCGCCGTCTTTGTATGGTTCACGACGACCTTCGACTTTATGACGACGTACTATCTGCCGAAGGAAGTCCGGGTATTTGCTCTGACCCTTACTCCCGGCGCCGCCCTTCACCTCGGGCTTGCCTTGGTCGGCGGATTCGACCGGCTGAAACGCGCGCGGCGCTGGCTCTATTTGATTTACGGCATATCGATCGCGCTCGGGCTCGCCTACAGCTTGACCTTCCATGGCTCGCTCGATCTGTGGCGCTGGGGATTGCGGTCGGTTTACGCTTTTACCTTTTTAGCTTCGCTTGCGTTCGTGGGGCTTCTTTGGGCCGGGCTCGGAAACCCGGCTACCGACCTGGAGCGATCGCGGTTGCGGATTATTCTGATCGGCGCTCTTCTCGGATTCTTCCTCTCCACCCTGGGCACCGTGATGACGATCATTTTCTTGTGGGAAATCCCTTACAACCTGTCATTGATTCCTACGGTTTTCTTTCCTCTCTCCGTCGCTTATGCGCTCCTCAAATATAGCCTTTTCGATCTGGACGTTATCGTCAAGGCGGGCCTGGCGCGCGCCGCGCTGGCCGGAGTGCTGCTGCTGCTTTACGTCTTGCTGGTTTCTTCATTGGGCGTAGGCGCCGGGATATTCGGCCAGGACTCGCTCGTACCGCTCACGTTTTCAATTCTGGTCGTTCTGATTTTCAATCCGCTTCTGCGCTCGATCGAGAATGCGGTCGATCGTTATGTCTACCGGAAGGAGTACGATCCGGCCGAGCTTCAGAGCGAAGCAAGCGCGCTGCTGAGATCGCTTTCAAGACCGCAGGCCGTGGCGGAGGAGTTCATCGGCCTGATTACGGATCGGATGAAGATTGCGTCCGCGGGTCTCTGCTTTCGCCCGGAGCATCCCGACAAATCGTCGATCGCGTCTCTTGGTGTAGCGGGCGATGCCGCTCGGGAGACGTTCGTCCGTCTGCAGGCGATCTGGTCGAAGTGTTATGGATCGACCAAGAAAGGATTATCCCGCGGCGAATGGAGCGCGGAGGCGCTCGGCCGAGAGCAGCAGAGCGAGCTCGAGTCCATTTTTGGCGCGTTGAAAGCCGAGCTTGTCATCCCGATCGTCTTCCAGGATCAGGTCGTGGGTTTTGTCGCTCTCGGACGTAGGCATTCCGGACGGGGCTACGACGGCGACGATTTCGGGCTCTTATGCAACCTGGCCGATCAGCTCGCTCTTGCCTTGGAGAACGGGATGCTCTTCGAGGACTCCGAGCGCGCGAAGGAGAATTACCGGCGGATGTATGACGAGGCTCAAGCGTTGAACCGGAAGCTGCTCGAAACGGACCGGCAGAAAAAAGATTTCGTTGCCAACATCTCACATGAGCTCAGGACGCCGGTCTGCACCATCCTGGGCTACGCCGAGGTGCTGCGCGATCCGGATTTTTCCGGAGACAGGCGCGAGATCTTCGATCGCGTCGCCAACCACGGCCACGAGCTTTCGCAGCTTATGGATAACCTCTTGCAGTTCTGTCGCATGGAAAGCGGCAGTCTAAGCGTCGCCTTGAGAGAAATGAAGATCGCCGAAGTATTTCAAGCGCTGGAGATCATGGCGCGGCGGCTGATCAAAGAGCGACCGATACGATTCCGGGCGCAGATCGATCCGTCGATAGAGGCCATTCTCACCGATCCGGAGAAATTTCAGCAGGTTTTGATGCATTTCTTGACCAATGCCGTCAAGTTCACGGAAAGAGGGGAGATCGCCGTGGGCGTCGTCAGGCGAATGTTGGAAGAAGGCGGACCGTTCGTCGAGTGTTGGGTTGCCGATACGGGTATCGGGATCGGCGAGGACAACCAGGAGGCGATCTTCGAGGACTTCCGCCAGCTCGAGCGCTCCAATGTTCGGAAGTACGGCGGCACCGGCATGGGGCTGAGTATCAGTAAGAAGCTAGCTCTTTCGCTCGGCGGAAGAGTCGAAGTGAAGAGTGAAGTGGGGAAGGGGAGCGTGTTCAGCTTGATTCTGCCGCTGCGCGAGACTCAGCCGGTCGCTACGAGCTTGGTGGAGGTGGCGTAGTGCGCGAGCGAATCGCCGTCAGAACTCCAGCTTCTCGCCCGGGTTGATCGGAAACACCTTCGTAGTCGTCTTGCCCAGCGCCTTAATATATTCATTCGGCGTGCCTACCAAGAAAGGGTTCGTGGCGTAGTGGAAGGGGAGCACGTATTTCGGCTTTAGATAAGTTTTAGTCGCGTACGCCGCATCCACCGGATTCATCACAAACTGTCCGCCACCGATCGGAATCAAAACGAGATCGGGCTTGTAGTACTCGGCGATCATCTTCATGTCGGCGAACAATCCCGTGTCGCCCATGTGATAGATCTTGAAACCATTTTCGAGCTGGATGATGTAACCGCAGGGCTCGCCGCCGAAATGCGTCTCAGCCTTTCCCGTGGCGGGATTGTTCCAGGACAGCTCGGAATTATGCTCGGCGTGAACCATAGTGACTCTCACACCGCCCGGGCCGAACGGAGTGATGGAGCCGCCCTGGCTCATCCGGTTCGCAAGTTCCTGCGGCAACACGCCGAGTGACACAAGCGCGCTCGCGAGGCCCGCCGGCGCCCATAGCGGCGCATTGTTTTTTTTCACCAGATCGGGCGCATCGCCGAGATGGTCGCCATGCGCGTGCGTGACCAAAACAAGGTCCACCTTGCCCAGCGCGTCGAGGTTCTTGTATTGCTCCGGCGTCTTCGGATTTTTCGTGAGATAAGGATCGATGACGATCACCTTCCCGCCGGGCGTGGTGAGCTTTATGGCCGACTGCCCGAGCCACAAGAGTTCAACTTTACCGCTTTGCGCCCAGGCTGAGGTGGCAGAGAGCGCCAAAACGACGAACAGTGTCCGAATCGCCCGCTTCATAAGTCCTCCTATTTTACGCGCCAATGCTTCCATACCGGAAGTCTCAAAAGATTTCCAGGCTGCATTGAAATCTTGAACTGGAGCGACGACGAATCTCAAATAGAGTGGATCGCGGCTTCCGATCGGCCTTTATTTTTCTCTTGACGCATCCATAAATTTATCCTATTCATCGAAGCCGCTTATTAGCGACTCTATCGGATGGGTTAGATCGCTGGATGGGTTGTCGCCAAATACCGACAAGGAGGGAAATATGTACGCACTGATCCGCGCATTGTCGCTTAGGGATATTCTCCTGGAGCAAGTTCCAGTACTAGGCGTCACGGTTGTCATCGCGGAGCTATTCTACAAATTCCACAGTTTCACGTTAGAATGTTTCGCCTTTCTGGCTACCTGGTATGTCTTGGATGCATTCCAGCGAATCATCAGAGGTAGAATAGTGTCGACTAAAATAAATTGAATCGGTTAAGACCGATTCTCAACTCCGGAACATCGTCGAGGGCACACCCTTGTCCGGAGTGGTTTCTCACGGCGAACGTTTGAAAAACTTCAGAATCATTCCCGAAATTCTTATTTACTGTTTAGAAAGGAGAGGCTCCTATGGCCGAGCGCAGGAAGAAAACCAGGGGTGTTCAGGTTTCGGGAGTTAGTCGGGCGAAAAAGTTACGTCTAAAGCGCCGCAAGCAAAAAGTGGAATCCGGTCGTTTCCGCGTTACGACACACAAGGCGCGAAGCGAGTGGTTCCGCAACCGCACCGCATGGCCGCTGCGCGACGCGCCGGTGCAGCAACTGGTGGAGCAACGCCGGCGCGCGATGAGCACTCTAGCGTCTCATCCGGCAGCATCGCAGTGGACGCCCGTTGGGCCGTCGAACATCGGCGGCCGCATGACGTGCGTGGCGTCGGATCCTGAAAATGCTGATATGATCTGGGCGGGAGCCGCGGGCGGCGGCGTGTGGCAAAGCAGGGATGCCGGGAAAACGTGGACACCTCTTTGGCACCAACAAGAGTCGCTGAACATCGGCGTGTTGGCGATCGATTCTAAAAATCATTCCGTTCTGTACTGTGGAACCGGTGAGGCGAATCTGTCGGCGGATTCATACCCTGGAGTCGGCCTATACAAGACCACCGATGGCGGCGCGACGTGGCAGCTTATCGCGCCCGCAAACAGCACCGGCCTGCCCCCGCGGATTGGGGCGATCGCCATCGACCCGTTCGACTCCAATCATGTGCTGGTCGGCGGCGTAGGGCACCATTATCCGAACGAGCATTTGTTGGGCGGGCGTGGCGGCCTGTACGAATCTTTCGACGCAGGCCGGACTTGGAAGCGGCTGGATTTTATTTCCGTCTCCGAGTACCGATGCCACGCGATTGTTTTCCATCCAGCAGAGCAGGGCACTCTTTATGTAACGGTGACCGAGCAAGGATCGAAAAATGGGATTTGGAAATCGACGAACGGTGGCAAAGACTGGGTTCATTTGACGAACGGGTTGCCGCCTCCCGAGTTGTTTAATCGGACAAGCCTCGCCATCGCCCCATCCAAGCCCTCGATCCTCTATGCCCTGGCGGCGGATAGTCACGCGAAAGTTCTGGGCGTGTTTCGTTCCGACGACGGGGGAAGCAAATGGAAGGGCATCCATGGAAAATACTTCCACTATAAGAGACAGATCGGCACCGAGGCCTCCGATTACGAAGTCCAGATGAGCTACAATAATACGATCGCGGTTCATCCTCAGGACCCGAATCACGTGCTCTGCGGGGGAGTCGATCTTCATTTGACCAAGAACGGCGGTAAGACCTGGCGACTCGTCACCCGATGGGAGCAAGACCGCGGCCAGCCCGGCTACGCTCACGCCGATCACCACGCTCTTCTCATGCCGGCGCAAAAACCCGGCCGGGTCTATGACATGAACGACGGCGGGATGGACGTGAGCGAGGACGGAGGCCAAACCTGGTCCAACCGGAGCAACGGACTTGCGGCTACGATGTTTTACGACTTGGACGTGGCACAGACCAATGATCAATACTTTGGCGGGGGAGTGCAGGACAACGGATCACCGATCACGATTAACGGAGCGGCGGACCAATTTTTCGATGTCACCGGCGGCGACGGCGGGTTCCTTGTCTTCGACCCCAAGGACGAAAACCACATATACGCTTCGGTCTACAACTTAACCCTTGTTCGATTTCCGTCAGCCAGCGGCAAATGGGAAGAGGTCTCTCCTCCAGCGACGAAAGAGGAACGGGACGCCGTTTGGATGGCCTATATTGCTATGGACCCCTCGAATTCCAAAAGAGTCTTCACAGCTTCCCAACGAGTGTGGCGAACAGACAACGACGGAAATAGCTGGAGCGCCGTCAGCGATTTCTTCCATGATGTGATTTCGGCCATCGAGGTCGCGCCTGCGGACCCGAAGCGAATTTACGTGGGCACCGAGTCCGGTGAAATTCATCGCAGCCTGGACCGAGGCAACACATGGAGCGACGACTTATCCAGCGCGACGCTGCCCAAATTCAAGATCACGCGACTCATTACGAGTCCGGTCAACGCGGATCACGTGATCGCAACGGTGGCGAACTTTGGGCGGCCTCACGTCTATCGATCGCTCGACGGTGCCGTAACTTGGGCGGATGTCGACCGTGGCCGTCTGCCCGATGTGCCGCACAACAGCCTTGCTATTCCGGAGAAATTTCCAGCGGAAGTTTACGTGGCGACCGACGTGGGCGTTTTCTTTTCACCCGATTTTGGTGAAACCTGGCAAAACTTGACCGGCAACCTGCCCCACGTCAGCGTGGTGGACCTGGTGTATCATAGCGCCACCGACTCGTTGAGCGCGGCTAGTTACGGTCGAAGCATCTGGCGGCTTAAGATCCAACGTTAACAGTTATCTGCGGCCGCCGGATTTGCCGCGAAACCACGACTCGCGCCGCCGCAAGTTATCGGGCCCTTCGAGAATCTTCGTTCGCGGGCTCGCCCGGCGCAGCTGGCGTGATAGGATCGCCGTGCCGAGCAGCCGGAGTTCCAGCTCGGACTGAACTCCCGCGGGGCCTGCGAAAACGAGCAGTCCGGCTTTCTGGCCTATGCTCCCGGAGGTTTGCAGGGAGGTCGTCTCCCGCCATGCCGCGGGGAGAGCGATCCATTCCGCTCTTTCCGATCGCGCATCCTGCCGCGCCACGGTCGAGAGGATATCATCGACCGAGTACAGGGCATCGGCACTCGACAGGAACAAAAGCCGATCGTCATTCTCGATCAGCGGCTCGTATTGCGGGTCGACGCTGCATCTGAGACCGGGAACCGTCGCGGTGCAAAAAGCCTGCAACGGTGCGACCAAGGCGAGTTTGTCGCTGCCCGCTTGCAGACGAAGCACGGGCAGTCCTGATCGCCTCGCTTGATCGTCCACGAAACGAAACCAATCGACGAGCGAATCCGCCTGAAACTCTGACACTTGTCGCCACTGCGGAGCTTCTTGCATATCCTTGATTTAAGAACCGCTGCGCCTACCTTTGCAACCGGTCAAAAATAAACCGCTGAGGTTTTCTAAGGCGGCCCAATTGTTTAACATCCTTTAATTTAATACCTCCTGCAGACAAAAATATCCAGAGGCTTGCTCGCAAGCCGGGTCTAAATCGTCGACGGCGACGCCGGTCCCCTGACGACGGCGGCATTGCGCGCGTTCGAGCAAAGATCGTCACCTATGCGGAACCTGGCGAGTCGAATCACAATTTCGCTCTTGCCTGGTACGTTGGATTGTTCAGCGGTGATGAGTACCTCGAAGAGTCTCTGTTCTATGACAGCGTCGGCGCAATCGGGAAACAATTCGGATTGGAATGGGGAGGCGAGTGGACATCGTTGATTGATAAGCCCCACCTCAAGCTCAAGACGGGAATGACACTGGCTCAGATTAGAGACAAATTCGAAAGCGGCGAGGCCATTGTGTAAAAAGGCTGCCATTATTGGAAAGTGGCAGTATTCGCCGGGGGAGCGGGCTCGCTCCCCCGGCGGATAACCTCTCTAAAGGATTGACCCCTTACTTCACTTCCTCAACGCCACAAACACGGTGCTGCCTTCGCGGCGGACGAGAAATAGGACCCGCTGGCCTTTTTTCGTGGCGGCCAAGGTCTTGCGAAACTCGGCCACGTCGCGGACGGGCTTGCGGTCGACCTCGACGATGACGTCGCCTTGCCGTAGCCCCGCTTCGTCCGCCGAGCTGCCCGGCTCGACGGACGTGATAACTACACCCTGAGCCTTGTCCATTCCCAGGCTTTCGGCCAGCTCGGGCGTCACTCTCTGCACGGTCAAGCCCAGCTCTCCCTTTTCGCCCTGGGCCGATGCCATGACCTCGGTTTCCTTCAATTCACTGATGGTGACCGGAATCGCAAGCTCCTTTTTATCGCGCAGGAGCTTCACGCGGGCCTGCTTTCCGGGTGAGATGCGCGCGACGATCGCCGGCAGGTCGTTCGAAGTTTTGATCTCCTGTCCTTCGAATTCGACGATCACGTCGCCGACTTTGATGCCGGCGCGCTCCGCCGGACCGTCCTTCAGCACTTCGGCGACCAGAGCGCCTCTGGAGCGCTCGAGCCCGAGCGTGTTGGCGAGATCGGGTGTTACGTTCTGAATCGAGACTCCCAGCCAGCCCCGGGTGACTTTTCCCTTGCTCTTCAAATCCGGCACGATTTCCTTGGCCGAGTTGATCGGCGTGGCGAAGCCGATGCCGATGTTGCCGCCGCCCTGGCTGAAGATGGCCGTATTGATTCCCACCACTTCGCCGCGCAGATTGATCAGCGGCCCGCCGGAATTTCCCGGATTGATCGAGGCGTCGGTCTGGATGAAGTTGTCATAAGGTCCGGCCCCGATGTGCCTCCCCTTGGCGCTCACGATGCCGGCCGTGACGGTGCTGTCCAGACCGAATGGGTTCCCGATCGCCATCACCCATTCACCGACTTCGAGGCGGTCCGAATCGCCCAGCGGCGCGACGGGAAGATCGCCCTTGGCGTCGATCTTGATGATCGCGATGTCCGTCCTGGGATCTCTACCGATCGTTTTGGCTTCGAACTCTCTTCCGTCCGCTAGCTTGACGAGTATCTTTTGGGCGTTTTCGACCACGTGATTGTTGGTGATGATGGAACCGTCGCGGTCGATGATAAAGCCCGAGCCCAGACTCTGCTGACGAGACGACGGTCCCCGCGGACCTGGACCGCCGAAGAACCTGCGCCAGAACTCGCCCCGCGGGTCTCCCGGCTGAAATTGGCCTCCGGGACCGCGCTCCAAGTCCCTTTCTCTCGACTGAGTCGTCGATACGTTCACGACGACCGGCGTCAGCTTCTTCGCGAGCGAGGTGAAGTCCGGCAAGCCGCGCGCCTCCGGCGCTGCGGCGGCTTGAGCGATCTGTGCATGGCCAGGCGAGCCGGGAAAGAGCCGATCGACGCTCTCGACCGCGGTGAGCCCGAGGACCGAGACGAAAACGCCGACGGCGATCCATGTATAAACGTTGAAGCTTTTCTTTTTCATGTTTTCTCCTTGTGAGGTCTTTGTCAGACTAGAACCCTGCCGCGCTCATGTAGCGGCGTCTTTTTTCCCCGGACCGCGCCGGAATATTCCTGTCTCGACCACGGCCCGGCCGATGCGCCTCCATTCGGCCCCGCCCGCGCAGCGTTTCTTCCTTCCAGCGCACGAGGCGTTTGCGGAGATATCTCGGCTCGAGACCCAACAGCTCGCAAATTTCGTTGAACGAAAAAAGGCGGTCTCCGCTCTCTTCCATGATCCACTCTTCGGCTTCGCTGTACAAGCCACGCTTTCTCTTATTGTTCCTGGAGATCAGGCCGTTTTGGAAACACCAAAGAGCGTCCTCGAGAACCGCCAACATGAGCTTTTTTTCCGGCTCGCGATAGGTCTTGCTCTTCGTGTTCGCCAAATACTGGCTGGGAATGAGAACATCCGGCTGAAACAGAGAAAATGTCTTATCCTCCACGGCTGCATTGCGCGCCGGGAGACCGCCGGGGGATAACTGAATGCGCTGAGAAAACAGCGCACCTCTTTTTCCTTTAATGGACATCTGAAACCTCCTCTAAATTGAAACCGTACCCCAAAAGGATACCCTGCCGCTTCCGAGCCGAGCAACGACATCGGCGTTGCGAACGTTGAGACCATCGCCAGGCCGCGAGCCAACGCGATCGCGCAGGGAATCAGAGGTTCAGAACGGGTTGAAAGACGAAAGTGGAAACTTTAACGCTGCGGATGAACCGCTTGATCAGACGGCCGCCGGATCCATCGGCATCGAGCACCGGCAGGATTCTGCCGCCGATCTGCTCGAATAAATTCCGCAGAGGATCCGCTTCCGCGCGGAGCATATCTCTCTTGACCGAGGTCCTGACCGGCTGGGCGACTCCGAGCTCCGGAAACAGGGCTGGCTTTACGCGGTGAATTTTTTTTGCCGCGTGCAATATCCGCGAAGTGATGGGCCCGCAAACCGTCATACTGACCGGCAACAGCGCAAGACTGGAGAAGCAGACGAAGCCAAGCGCTGCGAACGTGTTCTTTAGGCTCATCATGAGATCACTCGAATTTTAGCCTAGCATTATACTTTTCGAAGTCAACCGCCGCGCCGCCCCGGACTTCGGCCCGGGATATTAGTCCAGGGTCTGGCGGTAGCGCTTAACCCCGATTGTGAGGGCGATTGCGGTAAAGAGCGCGATCGGCCAGATCTCCGGAGCTATGTCGGCGAGGCCGTTCCCCTTGAGAAGAATACCGCGAACGATGCGCAGGAAATGGGTGAGCGGCAAAAGTTCACCGATGACCTGCGCCCAGTATGGCATTCCGCGAAACGGGAACATGAATCCGGACAAGAGCATCGACGGCAGAAAGAAAAAAAACGACATCTGCATCGCCTGGAGCTGGTTCTCCGCGACCGTGGAAAAGGTGATGCCGACAGCCAGGTTTGCCGCGACGAAAATCAAGGCGACGGCGAGCAAGAGCGTCAGACTGCCAACGATCGGCACATGAAAGGCGAGACGTGCCGCGGCGAAGATAAGAGCGACTTGAATATAGCCGACGAAGACATAAGGCGTGATCTTGCCGATCATGACTTCGAGGGGGCGCGTCGGCATGGAGAGAAGATTCTCCATGGTCCCGCGCTCGCGCTCGCGCGTGATCGCGAGCGCGGTGATCACGATCATGGTCATCGTGAGCACGACGCCCATCAGGCCGGGCACGATGTTGTATTCCGTGGCGGCTTCCGGGTTGTAGAGCGAATGAATCCTAAGGTCGATCGGGCTCTCCGGGCCGACGAGAAAGTCGAGCGGCCCTTTAGAGTCGTTTTGCAGCGCGGTGGTGAGCAGCACGCGTAGGGAGCCGACCGCATTGCTGGCCGCCGCCGGATCGGTTGCGTCCGCTTGGACGAGAATGGCGGGACGGTTGCCGCGCAAAAGATCGCGGGTGAAATTTTCCGGGATATTGATCACGAACTGCACCTCGCCGCGCGCGAGCGCCTTGCGGCCTTCGTCCTCGGTCTTTACTTGCCGGATGAATTCGAAGTAGCCGCTGTTGCGGATCGCGTACAGCACGCTCCGGCCCTGCGGGCCGTTATCCGCCAGCAGTACAGCGGTGGGCAGGCGCTTCGGGTCCGAATTGATGGCATAGCCGAACAGAACGAGCTGGAGCAGCGGGATGCCCACGACCATTCCGAAAGTCAGCCGGTCGCGGCGCATCTGGATGAACTCCTTCACGACGATGGCCCAAAAGCGCCGTAGGGAAAATTCACGCCGTCGCTGCATGAGAAAAATCATCCGTCGACCGGTTCATCAAGTGAATGAAAACGTCTTCGAGCCCGGACTCGATGGGTCGCCATCGATACGGTTCTTTCCGGAACGGCGCGATGGCCCGCTCCAGCGCCGCTTCGTCGTCTCCGCTCACGTGCAGTTCGCTGCCGAAAGCCACGGCCTGCTCGATGCCGGAACGACCGCGCAGGTCTTCTGCGAGCTTGAACAAATTCGGTCCGGTGACGGCCCAGGTCGTCAGATGCGCCTCGGCGATGACTTCACCGACGGCGCCCTGGGTCAGTAGATTGCCGTAAGCGATAAAAGCCAGCCGATGGCACCGCTCGGCTTCATCCATATAGTGCGTCGCAATGAGGAAGGTTAGTCCTTGGGCGGCAAGGCGATGGATCTCCTCCCAGAATTCCCGCCGTGCTTTGGGATCCACTCCGGCGGTGGGCTCGTCGAGCAAAAGCAGCTTCGGCCGGTGGATCAGGCAGGCCGCGAGAGCGAGGCGCTGCTTCCAGCCGCCGGACAGCTCGCCGGCAACCTGATTGCGCCGCGCCGAGAGACCAAGCCGCTCGATGCTCTCACCTACGGCTTGCCGGCGATGAGGTATCGAATACATGCGCGCGACAAAGTCGAGGTTCTCGGCGATGCTCAGATCTTCATAGAAGCTGAAACGTTGTGTCATGTAGCCGACTTGAAGCTTGATCTTCTCGCTCTCGCCGATCACGTCATGGCCGAGAACGACGCCGCTGCCCGCGTCGGGCCGGAGCAGGCCGCAGAGCATGCGGATAAACGTCGTCTTGCCGCTGCCGTTGGGACCGAGAAAGCCGCAGATCTCGCCCGCGTGAACCTGAAGGTCGACGTTGTTGACCGCCGTGCGATTGCCGAACCGCTTGGTCATTCGATGGACGTTGATCGCGAGACTTTGCGCCGGGTCTTGAGCGAGTTGATGCGCCATGATCAAGAGCCGAATTGCACGTCCACCGGCTGGCCCGGATGCAGCTTCGCTGCAACCGCGGGATCGAACGCCAGCTCGACCAGGAAAACAAGCTTGTCGCGCATGTCGCGGCTGTAAATGACCGGCGGCGTGTATTCCGCCTTCGGCGAAATAAAGCTGATCTTGCCGGCAACAGGCTCGGCCAGTCCGTCCACGGTGACCCGGACTTTATCGCCAGGATGAATCATCGCGACTCGGGCCTCGGGCACAAATGCGCG is drawn from Candidatus Binatia bacterium and contains these coding sequences:
- a CDS encoding ATP-binding protein, with amino-acid sequence VALCALLAVVGALLSSLQWVNRSFPGFFVYDNLTVAPYSLPQWTGNREGLKYLDRILTVQGEPLSDSRMIYDLVRDSPPGSVFLYNVEKDGKILQLRIPSMKFTFHDWLLSFGTYLLAGLGFLVIGFTPFYMRAASPAAAPLFFMVSAVFVWFTTTFDFMTTYYLPKEVRVFALTLTPGAALHLGLALVGGFDRLKRARRWLYLIYGISIALGLAYSLTFHGSLDLWRWGLRSVYAFTFLASLAFVGLLWAGLGNPATDLERSRLRIILIGALLGFFLSTLGTVMTIIFLWEIPYNLSLIPTVFFPLSVAYALLKYSLFDLDVIVKAGLARAALAGVLLLLYVLLVSSLGVGAGIFGQDSLVPLTFSILVVLIFNPLLRSIENAVDRYVYRKEYDPAELQSEASALLRSLSRPQAVAEEFIGLITDRMKIASAGLCFRPEHPDKSSIASLGVAGDAARETFVRLQAIWSKCYGSTKKGLSRGEWSAEALGREQQSELESIFGALKAELVIPIVFQDQVVGFVALGRRHSGRGYDGDDFGLLCNLADQLALALENGMLFEDSERAKENYRRMYDEAQALNRKLLETDRQKKDFVANISHELRTPVCTILGYAEVLRDPDFSGDRREIFDRVANHGHELSQLMDNLLQFCRMESGSLSVALREMKIAEVFQALEIMARRLIKERPIRFRAQIDPSIEAILTDPEKFQQVLMHFLTNAVKFTERGEIAVGVVRRMLEEGGPFVECWVADTGIGIGEDNQEAIFEDFRQLERSNVRKYGGTGMGLSISKKLALSLGGRVEVKSEVGKGSVFSLILPLRETQPVATSLVEVA
- a CDS encoding metal-dependent hydrolase, translating into MKRAIRTLFVVLALSATSAWAQSGKVELLWLGQSAIKLTTPGGKVIVIDPYLTKNPKTPEQYKNLDALGKVDLVLVTHAHGDHLGDAPDLVKKNNAPLWAPAGLASALVSLGVLPQELANRMSQGGSITPFGPGGVRVTMVHAEHNSELSWNNPATGKAETHFGGEPCGYIIQLENGFKIYHMGDTGLFADMKMIAEYYKPDLVLIPIGGGQFVMNPVDAAYATKTYLKPKYVLPFHYATNPFLVGTPNEYIKALGKTTTKVFPINPGEKLEF
- a CDS encoding DegQ family serine endoprotease, giving the protein MKKKSFNVYTWIAVGVFVSVLGLTAVESVDRLFPGSPGHAQIAQAAAAPEARGLPDFTSLAKKLTPVVVNVSTTQSRERDLERGPGGQFQPGDPRGEFWRRFFGGPGPRGPSSRQQSLGSGFIIDRDGSIITNNHVVENAQKILVKLADGREFEAKTIGRDPRTDIAIIKIDAKGDLPVAPLGDSDRLEVGEWVMAIGNPFGLDSTVTAGIVSAKGRHIGAGPYDNFIQTDASINPGNSGGPLINLRGEVVGINTAIFSQGGGNIGIGFATPINSAKEIVPDLKSKGKVTRGWLGVSIQNVTPDLANTLGLERSRGALVAEVLKDGPAERAGIKVGDVIVEFEGQEIKTSNDLPAIVARISPGKQARVKLLRDKKELAIPVTISELKETEVMASAQGEKGELGLTVQRVTPELAESLGMDKAQGVVITSVEPGSSADEAGLRQGDVIVEVDRKPVRDVAEFRKTLAATKKGQRVLFLVRREGSTVFVALRK
- a CDS encoding ABC transporter permease, with product MQRRREFSLRRFWAIVVKEFIQMRRDRLTFGMVVGIPLLQLVLFGYAINSDPKRLPTAVLLADNGPQGRSVLYAIRNSGYFEFIRQVKTEDEGRKALARGEVQFVINIPENFTRDLLRGNRPAILVQADATDPAAASNAVGSLRVLLTTALQNDSKGPLDFLVGPESPIDLRIHSLYNPEAATEYNIVPGLMGVVLTMTMIVITALAITRERERGTMENLLSMPTRPLEVMIGKITPYVFVGYIQVALIFAAARLAFHVPIVGSLTLLLAVALIFVAANLAVGITFSTVAENQLQAMQMSFFFFLPSMLLSGFMFPFRGMPYWAQVIGELLPLTHFLRIVRGILLKGNGLADIAPEIWPIALFTAIALTIGVKRYRQTLD
- a CDS encoding ABC transporter ATP-binding protein, producing MAHQLAQDPAQSLAINVHRMTKRFGNRTAVNNVDLQVHAGEICGFLGPNGSGKTTFIRMLCGLLRPDAGSGVVLGHDVIGESEKIKLQVGYMTQRFSFYEDLSIAENLDFVARMYSIPHRRQAVGESIERLGLSARRNQVAGELSGGWKQRLALAACLIHRPKLLLLDEPTAGVDPKARREFWEEIHRLAAQGLTFLIATHYMDEAERCHRLAFIAYGNLLTQGAVGEVIAEAHLTTWAVTGPNLFKLAEDLRGRSGIEQAVAFGSELHVSGDDEAALERAIAPFRKEPYRWRPIESGLEDVFIHLMNRSTDDFSHAATA